A single Methanocaldococcus bathoardescens DNA region contains:
- the rfbD gene encoding dTDP-4-dehydrorhamnose reductase, with protein MEKVAIIGLGMIGYELVKKFLELDDYKVYIITRSDKGFFKDVEKYFIDIADENKIKETIRKINPDFVINTAAMTNVDLCETERDLAYKINALGAKYIGEACKEIGCSLCHISTDYVFDGEKGNYVEEDEINPINYYGYTKAEGERFLNELDYDSISIVRISVPYCISPVKVNFFMWVLERLKNNEAINAVIDQWNTPTYVNEFIDGAVKIYERDVRGLLHFGGGEKVSRYEFALKVAEIFGFDESLIKPVKSSELGWKAKRPRDTSLNSEKVKKLLGIKLKSVEEALKEIKKLKVETK; from the coding sequence ATGGAGAAAGTTGCTATTATTGGTTTGGGAATGATTGGATATGAATTGGTTAAAAAGTTTTTGGAGTTGGATGATTATAAGGTTTATATTATAACAAGGAGTGATAAGGGGTTTTTTAAGGATGTTGAAAAATATTTTATAGATATTGCTGATGAGAATAAGATTAAAGAGACTATTAGAAAGATAAATCCAGATTTTGTTATCAACACTGCCGCAATGACTAACGTTGATTTGTGTGAGACAGAGAGAGATTTGGCATATAAAATAAATGCCTTGGGAGCTAAATATATTGGAGAGGCTTGTAAGGAGATTGGATGTTCTCTATGCCATATATCAACCGATTATGTTTTTGATGGGGAAAAAGGGAATTATGTTGAAGAAGATGAGATAAATCCTATCAATTACTATGGCTATACAAAGGCAGAGGGGGAGAGGTTTTTAAATGAGTTAGATTATGATTCAATATCTATTGTTAGGATATCTGTTCCCTATTGCATAAGTCCAGTTAAAGTTAATTTCTTTATGTGGGTTTTAGAAAGATTAAAAAATAATGAGGCTATAAATGCTGTAATTGACCAGTGGAACACTCCAACCTATGTTAATGAGTTTATTGATGGGGCTGTTAAGATATATGAGAGAGATGTTAGGGGATTGTTGCACTTTGGTGGTGGGGAGAAGGTTAGCAGATATGAGTTCGCTTTAAAAGTTGCTGAGATTTTTGGATTTGATGAAAGTTTAATAAAACCAGTTAAGAGTTCAGAATTAGGATGGAAGGCTAAAAGGCCGAGAGATACTTCTTTGAATAGTGAGAAGGTTAAAAAGTTATTGGGAATTAAGTTAAAGAGCGTTGAAGAAGCATTGAAGGAGATAAAAAAGTTAAAAGTGGAAACAAAGTAA
- a CDS encoding ATP-binding protein: protein MKFFNREKEIKEILSILEGEPNNIYFIYGPLNSGKTTLIKYIIENRLSDDYKVFYINFRTYLISEKKEFIEAIFTTKKDDFFEKIKDKSEVLNLITKGAKILTGIPIPEIEFDKLFEEKINDVFQYLNTLLLEVKKSGKQPILIFDELQMIKDVVLNGQKYLLKELFQFLVSLTKEQHLCHVFCLSSDSLFIEYIYGKAELKGRVDYILVDDFDKDTALKFIDFLSGDLLNRHLSNDDKELIYNYVGGKAKDIYDVIVKLKLGKDLKEVLETKLGEELNHLEELLEKVEEDYESVNYDEVLEVLKLFKDNYEVPKNKIKRKIRIFLIKENILFLNSQKRILKPQSFLVWNAIKMLL, encoded by the coding sequence ATGAAATTTTTTAATAGGGAGAAAGAAATAAAAGAAATTCTATCAATCTTAGAAGGGGAGCCAAATAATATTTATTTTATTTATGGTCCTTTAAACAGTGGAAAAACAACCTTAATAAAATACATTATAGAAAATAGGCTAAGTGACGATTACAAGGTTTTTTATATCAATTTTAGAACTTATTTAATCTCAGAAAAAAAAGAATTCATTGAAGCTATCTTCACTACTAAAAAAGATGATTTCTTTGAGAAAATTAAGGACAAATCAGAGGTTTTGAATTTAATAACTAAAGGAGCTAAGATTCTAACTGGTATTCCAATTCCTGAGATTGAATTTGATAAGTTATTTGAAGAGAAGATAAACGATGTTTTTCAGTATTTAAACACCTTATTATTAGAAGTTAAAAAGAGTGGGAAACAACCAATTTTAATCTTTGATGAGCTTCAAATGATTAAAGATGTCGTTCTTAACGGGCAGAAGTATTTATTAAAAGAACTATTTCAATTCTTAGTTTCTTTAACTAAAGAACAACATTTATGTCATGTTTTTTGTTTAAGCTCAGATAGCTTATTTATTGAGTATATCTATGGGAAAGCTGAATTAAAAGGGAGAGTTGACTATATCTTAGTTGATGATTTTGATAAAGATACAGCTTTAAAGTTTATTGATTTTCTATCAGGAGATTTACTAAATAGACATTTGTCTAATGATGATAAAGAGCTAATTTATAACTATGTTGGTGGAAAGGCAAAGGATATTTATGATGTTATTGTTAAGTTAAAACTTGGTAAAGATTTGAAAGAGGTTTTGGAAACAAAACTTGGGGAGGAGTTAAATCACTTAGAAGAATTATTAGAGAAGGTTGAGGAGGATTATGAAAGCGTGAATTATGATGAAGTCTTAGAGGTATTAAAATTGTTTAAAGATAACTATGAAGTTCCAAAGAATAAGATAAAAAGGAAAATTAGGATATTTTTAATTAAGGAGAATATTTTATTTTTAAATTCACAAAAAAGGATTTTAAAACCACAGAGTTTTTTAGTCTGGAACGCTATAAAGATGTTGTTATAA
- the rfbB gene encoding dTDP-glucose 4,6-dehydratase, whose protein sequence is MKILVTGGAGFIGSNFIRYILDKHKDWEVINLDKLGYGSNLDNLKGIDEDRYSFVKGDITDFELISKLVKEVDAVINMAAETHVDRSISNPYSFIESNIIGVYTILEAIRKYNPEVNFVHVSTDEVYGDIEKGSFTENDRLMPSSPYSASKAGGDMLVLGWARTYNLNAKITRCTNNYGPYQFPEKLIPKTIIRASMDLKVPIYGKGENVRDWLYVLDHCSGIELVLEKGEKREVYNIASNQEKKNIEVVKMILKIMGKSEDLIEFVEDRPGHDIRYSLDASKIRELGWKPKFKFEDGLKETVEWYLNNEWWWKPLINEKVLHPTPWKLKW, encoded by the coding sequence ATGAAAATTTTAGTTACTGGAGGGGCTGGATTTATTGGAAGTAATTTTATAAGATATATTTTAGATAAACATAAAGATTGGGAAGTTATAAATTTAGATAAGCTTGGATATGGGTCTAATTTAGATAACTTAAAAGGTATAGACGAGGATAGATATTCGTTTGTGAAGGGAGATATAACTGATTTTGAGCTTATTTCTAAGTTAGTTAAAGAAGTTGATGCTGTTATAAATATGGCTGCAGAGACACATGTGGATAGGAGCATATCTAACCCATATTCATTCATAGAGAGCAACATAATTGGTGTTTATACTATATTAGAGGCTATTAGGAAATACAATCCAGAAGTTAATTTTGTTCATGTGAGCACTGATGAGGTTTATGGAGATATTGAGAAAGGTTCATTTACAGAGAATGATAGGTTGATGCCCTCTTCTCCATACTCTGCAAGTAAGGCTGGAGGAGATATGCTTGTCTTAGGATGGGCGAGAACTTACAACTTAAACGCAAAGATAACAAGATGTACAAACAATTATGGGCCGTATCAATTTCCTGAAAAGTTGATTCCAAAGACGATAATTAGAGCGAGTATGGATTTAAAAGTCCCAATATATGGTAAAGGAGAGAATGTTAGAGATTGGCTTTATGTGTTAGATCATTGTAGTGGGATAGAGTTAGTTTTAGAAAAAGGAGAAAAGAGAGAAGTCTATAACATAGCATCAAATCAGGAGAAGAAGAATATAGAAGTTGTTAAGATGATTTTAAAGATTATGGGTAAATCAGAAGATTTAATTGAGTTTGTTGAGGATAGACCGGGGCATGATATTAGATACAGCTTGGATGCTTCAAAGATAAGAGAACTTGGCTGGAAACCAAAGTTTAAGTTTGAAGATGGGTTGAAAGAGACTGTTGAATGGTATCTTAATAATGAATGGTGGTGGAAGCCTTTGATTAATGAGAAGGTTTTACATCCAACGCCTTGGAAGTTGAAATGGTGA
- the rfbA gene encoding glucose-1-phosphate thymidylyltransferase RfbA, with translation MKGIILAGGSGTRLYPITYAGNKHLMPIYNKPMIYYPLSILMLAQIREILIISTPEDLPRFKKLLGTGEQFGIKLYYKEQKEPRGLAEAFIIGEEFIGDDNVCLILGDNILYGSGLTGLLLEAKEVLEKEGGGVVFGQYVKDPERYGVIEFDENGNVKSIIEKPKNPPSNYAVIGLYFYDNDVIEIAKQVKPSWRGELEITDINNEYLRRGKLKVKLLPRGVAWFDAGTHESFLEATNFVAAIERRQGLMIGCLEEIAYRNGWITKEQLLELAKPLLKTDYGKYLERLANEG, from the coding sequence ATGAAGGGAATAATCTTAGCAGGCGGCTCAGGAACAAGGTTGTATCCAATAACTTATGCTGGAAATAAACATTTAATGCCAATATACAACAAACCGATGATTTATTATCCGCTGTCTATTTTAATGCTTGCTCAAATCAGAGAGATATTGATTATCTCAACTCCTGAAGATTTACCAAGATTTAAAAAACTTTTAGGAACTGGAGAGCAGTTTGGAATAAAGCTGTATTATAAGGAGCAGAAAGAGCCGAGAGGTTTGGCAGAGGCGTTTATTATTGGAGAAGAATTTATTGGCGATGATAACGTTTGCTTAATTTTGGGAGATAATATTTTATATGGAAGTGGATTAACTGGGCTTTTACTTGAAGCAAAAGAAGTGTTAGAGAAAGAAGGTGGAGGGGTTGTATTTGGGCAGTATGTTAAAGACCCAGAGAGGTATGGAGTTATTGAGTTTGATGAAAATGGTAATGTTAAATCAATCATAGAAAAACCAAAAAATCCTCCATCAAACTATGCTGTTATAGGGCTTTATTTTTATGATAATGATGTTATTGAGATAGCTAAACAGGTAAAGCCATCTTGGAGAGGGGAGTTGGAGATAACTGATATAAACAATGAGTATTTAAGAAGAGGGAAGTTGAAGGTTAAGCTTTTGCCAAGAGGAGTTGCATGGTTTGATGCTGGAACTCATGAGAGTTTCTTAGAGGCAACAAACTTTGTTGCCGCAATTGAGAGAAGGCAGGGATTGATGATCGGCTGTTTGGAAGAAATAGCTTATAGAAACGGATGGATAACAAAAGAGCAACTGTTAGAACTTGCTAAGCCATTGTTAAAGACAGATTATGGAAAATATTTAGAGAGATTAGCTAATGAGGGATAA
- the rfbC gene encoding dTDP-4-dehydrorhamnose 3,5-epimerase, whose protein sequence is MPFKFKRLEIPEVILIEPVVFEDERGFFMETYKYSEFSKFGIKEIFVQDNHSKSKKGVLRGLHYQKNPNAQGKLVRCIRGEIFDVAVDIRKGSPTYGKWVGVILSEENRRMLYIPKGFAHGFCVLSDEAEVVYKCTAEYSPEDDRGIIWNDKDIGIDWPIKNPILSEKDKRHPPLREADNNFVYEPNNE, encoded by the coding sequence ATGCCATTCAAATTCAAAAGATTGGAGATTCCAGAAGTTATATTAATAGAGCCAGTAGTTTTTGAAGATGAAAGGGGCTTTTTTATGGAGACTTATAAGTATAGTGAGTTTTCAAAATTTGGGATTAAGGAGATATTTGTTCAAGACAACCACTCAAAATCTAAGAAAGGGGTTTTAAGGGGACTGCATTATCAAAAAAATCCAAATGCACAAGGTAAATTGGTTAGGTGCATAAGGGGGGAGATATTTGATGTTGCTGTAGATATAAGGAAAGGTTCTCCGACGTATGGGAAGTGGGTAGGGGTTATTTTATCAGAAGAAAATAGAAGAATGCTTTATATTCCAAAAGGGTTTGCCCATGGGTTTTGTGTTTTAAGTGATGAGGCAGAGGTTGTTTATAAATGCACAGCAGAGTACTCCCCTGAGGATGACAGAGGAATAATTTGGAACGATAAAGATATTGGAATAGACTGGCCAATAAAAAATCCTATTTTATCTGAAAAAGATAAAAGACATCCTCCATTAAGAGAGGCAGATAATAACTTTGTTTATGAACCAAATAATGAATAG
- a CDS encoding nucleotidyltransferase domain-containing protein: MHDKALSYFLKNLRKIFGNKIKKVILFGSYARGNYNEESDIDILIVGDIKLDDIIDLIVDIIVEYGILINVIIKSEDEFNKLRHSSFYSTIFFK, encoded by the coding sequence ATGCATGATAAAGCATTAAGTTATTTTTTGAAAAATTTAAGAAAGATATTTGGAAATAAAATAAAGAAGGTTATTTTATTTGGTTCTTATGCGAGAGGGAATTATAACGAAGAAAGCGATATTGACATATTAATTGTTGGGGACATTAAATTAGATGATATTATAGATTTGATTGTTGATATTATTGTTGAATACGGAATTCTAATTAATGTTATAATTAAAAGTGAAGATGAATTTAATAAATTAAGACATAGTAGTTTTTATTCAACAATTTTTTTTAAATGA
- a CDS encoding D-glycero-alpha-D-manno-heptose-1,7-bisphosphate 7-phosphatase, whose amino-acid sequence MNIRQNQNSVSKAIFLDRDGVINKRLIGDYVKRIEEFELLPKVREALIEFKKMGYLLIVVTNQQGIAKGIMTEEDLKVIHDYMLKLLPEIDDIFYCPHLEGTCDCRKPRNGMLLRAKEKWNIDFKKSWMIGDSERDIICGKSVGCKTIRILYEDEETQADFIAKSLYDCVEIIRKSD is encoded by the coding sequence TTGAATATAAGACAAAATCAAAATTCCGTTTCAAAAGCAATTTTTTTAGACAGGGATGGAGTTATAAATAAAAGGTTAATTGGGGATTATGTTAAGAGGATAGAAGAGTTTGAATTACTACCAAAGGTTAGAGAGGCGTTAATTGAATTTAAAAAAATGGGTTATTTGTTGATAGTTGTAACCAATCAGCAGGGAATTGCCAAAGGTATTATGACAGAAGAAGATTTAAAAGTTATTCATGACTATATGCTTAAATTGTTGCCTGAGATTGATGATATTTTTTACTGCCCACATTTAGAAGGGACTTGTGATTGCAGAAAGCCAAGGAATGGCATGCTTTTAAGAGCAAAGGAGAAGTGGAATATTGACTTTAAAAAAAGTTGGATGATTGGAGATAGCGAAAGAGATATAATTTGTGGGAAAAGTGTTGGTTGTAAGACTATAAGGATTCTTTATGAGGATGAAGAAACACAGGCAGATTTTATTGCTAAAAGTTTATATGATTGTGTAGAGATTATAAGAAAGAGTGATTAA
- a CDS encoding bifunctional heptose 7-phosphate kinase/heptose 1-phosphate adenyltransferase, with amino-acid sequence MIIVLGEVMLDKYTYGKVERINPEAPVPILNVVEEKYTLGGAGNVANNIASLNHDVFLISISNNDEFGKCIEKLCNENNIKYCFVSDGRPTIVKHRFVAMGYNQQLLRVDYEKIYPINDELSNKILEVIKNLNGKSKILIISDYAKGLITKELMEGIKKEFKGKILVDPKPKNIEFYNDVYLIKPNLKEASQILGREIENKDDELEKAGLELVDKYNSNFVITRSEKGATLITLDGEIFHIPTKVKEVHDVSGAGDTFIATLAYALDKGYNLIDAVKLANKASSIVVGKVGTATVSLKELFGKD; translated from the coding sequence ATGATAATTGTTTTAGGAGAAGTTATGCTTGACAAATATACTTATGGAAAGGTTGAGAGGATAAATCCAGAAGCTCCTGTTCCAATATTAAATGTGGTTGAAGAGAAATACACCTTAGGAGGAGCGGGAAATGTCGCAAACAATATAGCTTCTTTAAACCATGATGTATTTTTAATAAGTATTTCTAATAACGATGAATTTGGAAAATGTATTGAAAAGTTATGCAACGAGAATAATATTAAATATTGCTTTGTTTCTGATGGGAGGCCAACGATAGTGAAGCATAGATTTGTTGCTATGGGTTATAATCAACAGTTGCTTAGGGTTGATTATGAAAAAATTTATCCAATAAATGATGAGCTAAGCAATAAAATCTTAGAAGTTATTAAAAATCTCAATGGAAAATCAAAGATATTAATAATCTCCGATTATGCAAAGGGATTAATTACAAAGGAACTTATGGAAGGCATAAAAAAAGAATTTAAAGGAAAAATCTTAGTTGACCCAAAACCAAAAAACATAGAATTTTATAATGATGTTTATTTAATAAAACCAAATCTAAAAGAAGCTTCTCAAATTTTAGGAAGAGAGATTGAGAATAAAGATGATGAGTTAGAAAAGGCAGGTTTAGAGTTAGTTGATAAATATAATTCAAATTTTGTTATAACAAGGAGTGAAAAAGGAGCTACTTTAATAACTTTGGATGGAGAAATTTTTCATATTCCGACAAAAGTTAAAGAAGTCCATGACGTTTCTGGAGCTGGAGATACGTTTATTGCTACTTTAGCCTATGCATTAGATAAGGGCTATAATTTAATTGATGCAGTTAAATTAGCAAATAAGGCAAGTTCAATTGTTGTAGGAAAGGTTGGAACTGCAACAGTTAGTTTGAAAGAGTTGTTTGGTAAGGATTAA
- the rfaE2 gene encoding D-glycero-beta-D-manno-heptose 1-phosphate adenylyltransferase, translating into MIIEDRGLLEDIVRELKSQNLKIVFTNGCFDIIHRGHVEYLNKAKKLGDILIVGINSDKSIKKIKGDKRPIIPLYSRAYVLDNLKAVDFVVPFDEETPIELIKIIKPDVHVKGGDYREEDLPEAEIVKSYGGEIKIIPLIEGFSTTKIIEWVLEKYK; encoded by the coding sequence ATGATAATTGAGGATAGAGGATTATTAGAAGACATTGTAAGAGAGTTAAAAAGCCAAAATCTAAAAATTGTTTTTACTAACGGATGTTTTGATATAATCCATAGGGGACATGTAGAGTATTTAAACAAGGCAAAAAAGTTGGGAGATATCTTAATAGTCGGAATAAATTCAGATAAATCCATAAAAAAGATAAAAGGAGATAAAAGACCGATAATTCCTCTATACTCGAGAGCTTATGTTTTAGATAACTTAAAGGCCGTGGATTTTGTTGTGCCATTTGATGAAGAAACACCTATAGAATTGATAAAAATAATAAAGCCAGATGTTCATGTAAAAGGTGGGGATTATAGAGAGGAAGACTTACCAGAGGCAGAGATTGTTAAAAGTTATGGCGGGGAAATAAAAATAATTCCTTTAATTGAAGGATTTTCAACAACAAAGATAATAGAATGGGTTTTAGAGAAATATAAATAG
- the gmhA gene encoding D-sedoheptulose 7-phosphate isomerase translates to MRKYFEESANVKLKFIEENEEKLKKAIEIIYNALKNGNKILICGNGGSAADSQHFAAEIVGRFKLERKGFPAIALTTDTSILTAIGNDYGFDKIFERQVEALGKEGDVLVGISTSGNSENVIKAVNKAKEMGIYTIGLLGKDGGKLKDIVDLALIVPSNDTARIQECHLTIYHVICEEVEKRLFS, encoded by the coding sequence ATGAGAAAGTATTTTGAGGAAAGTGCAAATGTAAAGTTAAAATTTATTGAAGAAAATGAAGAAAAGTTAAAAAAAGCAATTGAAATAATATATAATGCATTAAAGAATGGAAATAAAATTTTAATTTGTGGAAATGGTGGTTCAGCTGCTGACTCTCAACATTTTGCTGCTGAAATTGTAGGGAGATTTAAGTTAGAAAGGAAAGGATTTCCTGCAATTGCATTAACAACAGATACATCAATTTTAACAGCTATAGGGAATGATTATGGTTTTGATAAGATTTTTGAAAGGCAAGTTGAAGCATTGGGCAAAGAGGGGGATGTTTTAGTTGGCATATCTACAAGTGGAAACTCAGAGAATGTTATAAAGGCGGTTAATAAAGCAAAAGAAATGGGTATTTATACAATTGGATTGTTAGGAAAAGATGGGGGGAAGTTAAAGGATATTGTTGATTTGGCATTGATAGTTCCTTCTAATGACACAGCAAGAATCCAAGAATGCCATCTAACAATTTACCATGTAATATGCGAAGAGGTTGAGAAAAGATTATTTAGTTAG
- the galU gene encoding UTP--glucose-1-phosphate uridylyltransferase GalU: MIKKAVIPVAGFGTRLLPITKAQPKEMLPVVNKPIVQYVVEDLVEAGVKNILFVTGKGKQAIENHFDMNYELECKLEKSGKYELLKIIKEINNLGNIFYVRQKEQKGLGDAILYGEEFVGDEYFIAMVGDTIYSKNIVKDLIKAHEKYGCSVIALERVPKEDVYKYGVIDGEEIEEGVYKIKNMVEKPKVEEAPSNLIITGAYLLSPKIFEKIKQTPPGRGGEIQITDAMNLLLKEEDIIGIEINCKRYDIGDVLGWLKANVEIGAEKFPEFREFLKEFVKSL, encoded by the coding sequence ATGATAAAGAAAGCTGTGATTCCAGTAGCAGGTTTTGGAACTCGATTGTTGCCAATAACGAAAGCTCAGCCAAAAGAGATGCTTCCAGTCGTGAATAAGCCAATAGTTCAGTATGTTGTTGAGGATTTGGTGGAAGCGGGAGTAAAAAATATTTTATTTGTAACTGGAAAAGGAAAACAGGCAATAGAGAATCATTTTGATATGAATTACGAATTAGAATGCAAATTAGAAAAATCTGGAAAATATGAACTTTTAAAAATCATTAAAGAAATTAATAATTTAGGAAATATATTTTACGTAAGGCAGAAAGAGCAAAAAGGTTTAGGAGATGCTATTTTATACGGAGAGGAGTTTGTTGGAGATGAATACTTTATAGCAATGGTTGGAGATACAATTTACTCTAAAAATATTGTAAAAGATTTAATAAAAGCTCATGAGAAATATGGTTGCTCAGTTATTGCTTTAGAGAGAGTTCCAAAAGAAGATGTCTATAAATATGGAGTAATTGATGGGGAAGAGATAGAGGAGGGGGTTTATAAGATAAAAAATATGGTAGAGAAGCCAAAAGTTGAAGAAGCTCCCTCAAATTTAATTATAACAGGAGCTTATTTACTATCACCAAAGATATTTGAAAAAATTAAACAAACGCCTCCTGGAAGAGGAGGGGAAATTCAAATTACAGATGCTATGAATCTACTTTTAAAAGAGGAAGATATTATAGGAATTGAGATTAACTGTAAAAGATACGATATTGGAGATGTTCTTGGATGGTTAAAGGCAAATGTAGAGATTGGAGCTGAAAAATTCCCTGAATTTAGAGAATTTTTAAAGGAATTTGTTAAAAGCTTATAA
- a CDS encoding EamA family transporter, with protein MDVAIILGLLVAVFYGIGTFFAKIVCEKNPLFQWIVVNIVGIILCIFILIKYKNIIITEQKILTYAIISAILVVVGSLLLYYALYKGKASIVVPLSSIGPAITVALSILFLKESLTMPQMIGVILIIIGVILLSITN; from the coding sequence ATGGATGTTGCAATAATCTTAGGACTTTTAGTGGCTGTGTTTTATGGTATTGGGACATTTTTTGCAAAAATTGTTTGCGAAAAAAACCCATTATTTCAATGGATAGTGGTAAATATAGTTGGGATTATATTATGTATATTTATATTAATCAAATATAAAAATATAATTATAACCGAGCAGAAAATTCTTACCTATGCTATAATATCGGCAATATTAGTGGTTGTTGGCTCTCTACTGTTATATTATGCATTATATAAAGGAAAAGCGAGTATAGTTGTGCCTTTATCATCAATAGGGCCAGCAATAACAGTAGCTTTATCAATACTATTTTTAAAAGAGTCATTAACAATGCCACAAATGATAGGTGTGATTCTTATAATCATTGGAGTTATATTGCTCTCAATCACAAATTAA
- a CDS encoding redox-regulated ATPase YchF, with product MIGLVGKPNVGKSTMFNALTEKLAEIGNYPFTTIQPNKGIAYITSICPCKELGVKCNPRNSKCVDGIRYIPVEVIDVAGLVPGAHEGRGMGNKFLDDLRQADAFILVVDASGKTDAEGNPTDNYDPIEDVKFLLNEIDMWIYGILTKNWDKLARRAQQEKNIVKALKDQLSGLNIDEDDIKMAIRDMDESPIKWTEDDLLNLAKKLRKISKPMIIAANKADHPDAEKNIERLKKEFEDYIVIPTSAEIELALKRAEKAGIIKRKGSDFEIVDESKLNEQMRRAFDYIKEFLEKYGGTGVQECINRAYFDLLNMIVVYPVEDENKFSDKQGNVLPDAFLVKKGTTARDLAYKVHTELGDKFIYAIDAKKKIRIGADYELKHNDIIKIVSAAK from the coding sequence ATGATTGGATTAGTGGGAAAACCAAACGTAGGAAAATCAACAATGTTCAATGCCTTAACTGAGAAACTTGCTGAGATTGGGAATTATCCATTTACAACAATACAGCCAAATAAAGGAATTGCTTATATAACTTCAATTTGTCCATGTAAGGAATTGGGAGTAAAATGCAATCCAAGAAATTCAAAGTGTGTAGATGGGATTAGATACATTCCAGTTGAAGTGATAGATGTTGCTGGTTTAGTTCCAGGAGCACATGAAGGTAGAGGAATGGGAAATAAGTTTTTAGATGATTTAAGGCAGGCAGATGCATTTATTTTAGTTGTAGATGCCTCTGGAAAGACAGATGCTGAAGGAAATCCAACAGATAATTATGACCCAATTGAAGACGTTAAATTTTTACTAAATGAGATAGACATGTGGATTTATGGAATTTTAACCAAAAATTGGGATAAATTGGCAAGAAGAGCTCAGCAAGAAAAAAATATAGTTAAAGCTTTAAAAGACCAACTAAGTGGGTTGAATATAGATGAAGATGATATAAAGATGGCTATTAGAGATATGGATGAAAGTCCAATTAAATGGACTGAAGATGATTTGCTGAATTTAGCTAAGAAACTTAGAAAAATCTCAAAACCAATGATTATTGCAGCGAATAAAGCAGACCATCCAGATGCAGAGAAAAACATTGAAAGATTAAAGAAAGAGTTTGAAGATTATATTGTTATCCCAACATCTGCTGAAATAGAGTTAGCTTTAAAAAGGGCTGAAAAAGCTGGCATTATAAAAAGAAAAGGAAGTGATTTTGAGATTGTTGATGAGAGTAAGTTAAATGAGCAAATGAGGAGAGCTTTTGATTACATAAAGGAGTTTTTAGAGAAATATGGAGGAACAGGAGTTCAGGAGTGTATAAATAGAGCATACTTTGATTTACTAAATATGATTGTTGTCTATCCGGTTGAAGATGAGAATAAATTTTCAGATAAGCAAGGAAATGTTCTGCCAGATGCTTTTTTAGTTAAAAAAGGAACTACTGCAAGAGATTTAGCTTATAAAGTACATACTGAATTGGGAGACAAGTTTATCTATGCAATAGATGCAAAAAAGAAAATTAGAATTGGGGCAGATTATGAATTAAAGCACAATGATATTATTAAGATTGTCTCTGCCGCAAAATAA
- the cobZ gene encoding alpha-ribazole phosphatase CobZ, giving the protein MDIIEKLKSFGITIESLLDAGMALYIGDDEERDKIREKLKDILLKQLANPNVSTLLIAAILLDREGKSNNLPFNYNEDPNYVYVDEVIGLAIANEIAGTKAIFNFRFYDAKKPGIIGELDKKGFMFLDDAIAGLLAGCMSKVFEP; this is encoded by the coding sequence ATGGATATTATTGAAAAGTTAAAATCTTTTGGAATAACCATAGAAAGTTTGTTAGATGCAGGAATGGCCTTATATATTGGGGATGATGAAGAGAGAGATAAAATTAGAGAAAAACTTAAAGATATTTTGTTAAAACAATTGGCTAATCCTAATGTCTCAACTTTATTAATTGCGGCAATTTTATTGGATAGAGAAGGAAAATCTAACAATTTACCATTCAACTACAACGAAGACCCAAACTATGTTTATGTTGATGAAGTTATTGGATTGGCTATAGCGAATGAGATTGCTGGAACAAAAGCAATATTTAATTTTAGATTCTATGATGCTAAAAAACCAGGAATAATTGGGGAATTGGATAAGAAAGGCTTTATGTTTTTAGATGATGCCATAGCTGGATTATTGGCTGGGTGTATGAGTAAGGTTTTTGAGCCATAA